Proteins from a genomic interval of Benincasa hispida cultivar B227 chromosome 7, ASM972705v1, whole genome shotgun sequence:
- the LOC120081126 gene encoding vicilin-like seed storage protein At2g18540, translating into MAEGNRRKRLQDEKMHSNNELARIKEERRLEEEQCFLLASKQFVEEFERELGEEEEEEKKKKVEEERKIREENKRKHEENTKRLAKKKGKKLTKCEKKKQRKEREKRQRQAARLALSKEKGKAITESSEPALARKRPLKRKENDDMLIEMGFYPRPMPLPELVTSVIVEHGWDSFIQCPAIIVP; encoded by the coding sequence ATGGCAGAAGGGAATAGAAGAAAAAGACTGCAAGATGAAAAGATGCACAGTAATAATGAGCTCGCAAGGATTAAAGAAGAAAGGAGGCTAGAAGAGGAACAATGCTTTTTGTTGGCCTCCAAGCAGTTTGTAGAAGAGTTCGAAAGAGAATTAggagaagaggaggaagaagagaaaaagaagaaggttgaAGAAGAGAGGAAAATTAGAGAAGAGAATAAGAGGAAGCACGAAGAAAACACGAAACGCTTGGCAAAGAAGAAGGGTAAAAAACTCACGAAATGCgagaagaagaaacaacgcAAAGAGCGGGAGAAGAGACAAAGGCAAGCAGCCCGCCTTGCGTTGTCcaaagaaaagggcaaagcaATCACAGAAAGTAGCGAGCCCGCGTTGGCAAGGAAGCGTCCATTGAAGaggaaagaaaatgatgacatgCTGATAGAGATGGGCTTCTATCCTAGGCCAATGCCACTACCGGAACTTGTCACAAGTGTGATAGTGGAGCATGGTTGGGATTCATTTATCCAGTGCCCAGCCATTATTGTGCCATAG